One Heteronotia binoei isolate CCM8104 ecotype False Entrance Well chromosome 3, APGP_CSIRO_Hbin_v1, whole genome shotgun sequence genomic window, gaactacagagcaaaacctctattttctccattggctaaggcttcttccttggggaggaaggagaggagggagagcttgcttgtaTGAAAATAATACTGACTAAACTTACAGAGCTGTTACATAGAGATTACAACAAAATTATGTGTTTGAAGTACTTTGAAGAGCAAAATATAAAGCATTAATCATACTTCAAATAATAAGcatttcagaatgtaaacttcGCTCATTAATAATCTGTCACTTGCCTTTCTTTCCTGTATAGTTCTCCTGATCATACTAAATTCATTGGAagtttcaaaacaaaacaagacttCATAGATCTGATTGAAGTGATTTACCGTGGAGCAATGCGTGGAAAACTCATTGTCCGAAGTCCAATTGATCCTAAGAATATTCCAAAATATGACCTCCTCTACCAGGACATTTAATGCCTATACGGAGATGAACGAAACTTGGAACCTCAGAAGACTGCATAGCCCAAGCCTTCTAATTTGCAACATTCAAGATCAGAAGAATTTAGATTTCTTATCCTCAGAATCATATTGGTCACTACTCGAAGTTGGATATTTTGTCAAGAGTTTACACAGATAGCTCTTTGCACTAAGGCTACAAGATTTACTCCTAGTCTGCTAAAGTAAACCTATTATAACATAGTTCTAAATAAATACTTCCAGGCTACTTCTACATAGTAATCTCATTCTTAAATGTTGCTAattctttaaaattaaattagtctTATTAACTGGTATGAATTTCTTAGTAATCAAATGAGCATCACTATGAACAAAACTAATCTTCAAAAATGTGACAAATACTGGTTTTGCTTACATTAAAATGGATAGTAGGTTCTCTGCTAAAGAAAGATAGTGATAGCAGCTCATTCTTTATGGACTTTTGATTGGCTTCTTAcagacttttttgagcaggaatgcagttctgactggcttggcatcagggggtgaggtctaatgtgcaaatgatttcccgctgggctttaaaaaaaaaaccctgtgtaaaacaatggtgatgtcagggggtgtggcctaacatacaacccctctacatggggctgcccctgtaccaaacccggaaactgcagctagtgcaaaatgcagcagccaggctgctactgggactgcctcggtgggaacatgtgcagtctgggctgcgggaattgcactggctgccaattgtttaccgggttcgttacaaggtgctggtcattacctttaaagccctatatggttgaggacctgcctaccttagggaccgcctctctccatatgttccccagagagcgctgcgatcaagttcaaaaaatcATCTTGAAATCCCTgagccaaaagaaactaaattaaaagccaccagagaacaggcgttctctacaaaggccccccaatggtggaatcaattgccggaagaggtgcgggccctacgggatcttaaccagttccgtagggcctgtaaaactgccctcttccagctagcttttaagacagaactgataagatcagtaataccgagccatcttatacgccattgtattttaatgtcatactgtttttagttttattgtttaaattattaattatattatctattgtttatctgtatcatggttttaccatgtcttgttagccgccctgagcctgcctaggcggggagggcggggtataaataaaagtttattattaaattcctgctgggcttttttctaaaaaaaaaaagtctgctaaaTAGTATTTGGATTGTTGTTCagttttatattttttaatttagCTGTACTGTGTTTAAGTGCAGTGCTACAATAGGGAAAGCGGACTAAGGCAACCAATTTCAAAGTAGGTATTTTGCATTTATTATGTACATCATtggtaccccacctttctccttaaGTGGGAACCTAAAGCAATGTATGCggttctgctctcctccatttagtcatcacaaccctgtgaggtaggttgggttgAGTGTATGTGATTGACCTGAGGTCACTCAGCACACTGTCATAGCAAATTGAAGATTAAAACCTAGATTTTCCAAATTGCAGTTTGACACTCTTTCCATGGCATCACACTGGATCCTATGTACTAAACTATCCCTTTATCTACATCTATTAGTGCCATCCAAAGCAGAGTCACTAGGCTTAAAAGGGTACAACTCTACTTAAGATGGCACAATAAGTAGGTTAACTTTTTACTAGCTCAGGGAAGATTGTTCTGCCTCCCCCTTCAAAGGCTGTACTAAAGACTGTACCAAAGACTACATGGATAAAAGCACATGAGGCAGGGCTATAGTGAGAAGGGCAACTGGGTGGGACTGTCCCTGCTTCCTGTTGTGGCAACAGAAATCTGGCAGGATGCAacctagcattttttaaaaaaacagcaacaggTGTACACCAATATTCTTCAAAGAAAACTTTCCCATAAaccattttattgtattgtaaaaACTTAAACACAAGTTTCCATTGAAATAAAATGTAACTATAATTCAAACAGACTTAACAGAATATTATAGTGATTCTTTTTCATGTCTAAATCACATACAGGTAATGCCACAAAGGTGAGCTACAGCAGCTATAAGGCAATATGCCACTTTTACTGATGACAGAGGAATATGAGTAATACATGAGTTTAAGTTTTTTTAATAACTTTTCTACTCCTTGTTCCAATAGGAGAACGAATAAGGTGTGCTTTAGCACTGACTTTCAGTTCATTCTTAAGATATTTGAAAATGGACTGTAGACTAGAGGAAAGAGCAAGACTACACTTTTCAGTTCCTGCAGAGACTGTAGGACAATCTTTGTTCATGGAATGGCCTACTGCTTTATCTAGAGGCTTATTATTTGATACCCATTTCCGGCAATGCTTCTGGATCCATTCCTGCACTTGGCAGTTACCTTGTGTCTGGTGCATTGTGTGGTGAGCAGAGTCAACAAGTGCTACAGCATATACCTTGTTCATAACCTCAGAAGTTCTTTGCATGAGCAAGTTAATGAAAACCAATCCTCCATAGCCGTGAGCAATGAAGGCCACCTTCCCAGCTGTGCTCTTTGAAATGAAATGGTCCCAAACATACACTGTATGCTCTTCAGGGCTACTGTTGTATTTCTTGGGAATTACATGTGTTGACTTTAAAACACAACAGGATTTTTCTTCTGTCTTCAGCTCAAGGAAATTGTCATTGGGATTTAGCACAATCACTTCCCAACTGCTCTGTAGTGCCATTGTAATGAAGGGTATTTGAGTTCCATGTTGGAGCCCTTCATGAATTGTGGCCTTTTGATCCCACTGACCAGCATGAAAGACTCCCCGATCTTGAAGAAGAACAACTAGAGTTGTGCAGTTTCTTAATACATTCTCACTCATGAAAAAGAAACTCTTAGGCTCATTCTCTAGAGCATCTATTGGGATGTAAATTTTTTGCAATTTGCAAACCCGTTCCAGAAGTTCATAAACATACTGTGTAATTAAGTATCCAAGAACTTCATAACGTTTATGATTACTATCACATGAATTgt contains:
- the LOC132568583 gene encoding putative protein FAM172B, producing the protein MNWLKMNEDLSFRKLIYGSKCPEKLNYDFNKNGELRHVDTDEPFIFNYNNSCDSNHKRYEVLGYLITQYVYELLERVCKLQKIYIPIDALENEPKSFFFMSENVLRNCTTLVVLLQDRGVFHAGQWDQKATIHEGLQHGTQIPFITMALQSSWEVIVLNPNDNFLELKTEEKSCCVLKSTHVIPKKYNSSPEEHTVYVWDHFISKSTAGKVAFIAHGYGGLVFINLLMQRTSEVMNKVYAVALVDSAHHTMHQTQGNCQVQEWIQKHCRKWVSNNKPLDKAVGHSMNKDCPTVSAGTEKCSLALSSSLQSIFKYLKNELKVSAKAHLIRSPIGTRSRKVIKKT